The genomic window ACAGATTATATTTTACCGATACTAGGCATAAATGTCGGTATATATGTAGCAATTCTTTATTTTCCGACGTTTTAATCAACGCTTTCAAATATGACGCTAGCTAGGCTATATTGAAATGCTTTTAAGtatcattaaatataaaaatatatatatatatttttaaatgttaattttctcTCAACGCATTAATGATTTCAACCACCTTATAAAATACAAATGTACGTATTTGAGCAATTGTGCGGTTGCTTTATTAGCTATATTTTCGAAAGTTTACAACAATGACAATATAGTTATTTCCTATTATAGACAATAATACTTCAATAAGATACAAATTAAAGATAATATTAGTGATAGAAAAAGAGCTTCGAGAGGTTCTCCAAAAATTAGTGGCTCATCGATAATAACCCCTTGGAGAGAGAATATAATAGGGATTAGATAGGGGAGCATTGATAGAGAAAGAAAGTGATAGACTCGATTAGGACAGCAATTAATCTTGGTCTAAACCTAACGAGCTACTCAAATCGACTCGACCCAGTCGGATCGGTTACGCCGAATTGGTTTGTGATTAGAAACCATCAaccttaatattttttagattgGCTTTAGCTAGGTTTGATCCGCATCAACTTTATCAGGGTAGCATCACCGGGATATTTGCGACCAAGCTAAGTCAGATTAGGGTCGGTTATTCGCTGATCGTTTGAAACTGGTTGAATCAATTTTGAATAGATTCATATAGGTGTTtgttggatcgttggcgctaagtactattaatcccaaaagctcgtccataggtctcgattgtgactccgCCCGACCAGCCTCaagccacttcgaacatgacttagCCCTACCCGGCCTCTCACGGTCccaccatttcgaacatgattcCGCCCAATCTGGCCCCTAAAACCAGGCAGACACAGGCTATTGCCGCCCCTAAACCCAAGGTTCCCAATTTCGTCGCGGTGCTAGCTATAGTGTACATGTTGTATAATCTAAAGCCATATGTATTTTCATCAAATTGATGTAAAATAGATTTAGTACAACAAACATCTAATTAGCAAGATCCCAAATAGCACACCTATATATCTAACCACTGATTTTGCTTCTGAACTTATACATCACACGAAAAAGCGGTAAATTGAAACTCCCCCCCTATCCTTTTCAAGCAGAAGCTCGAGTGAGACCTAACATAGTCGACAACTCTACATAGTCTCAAAATCCGGATATGCTCGAAACTGAGAATAGATGTCATCGAAATCGAATAGCTGTTCATCGAACTCCATATCGAAACTGCCACACGGGGATTGCAAATCCGAGGTGCTCTCCGATCCACAGCTCGCGATCTCTACCTTCGGCATAGACACCATTAAATCTTGTAGCACTAGGTTCTCTGAGGACGAAAATCCGGTCATGACGAGTTTGCTTATGACTTCTTCATCAAAGTACTCCGCCTTTTGGGGTTGATTGCTGTTATTCGTCGCGGCGGTCCCGTCGAAGTTGATGATGATCGAAGAGTCAGGGAGATCTCTACATGTGTGCTCGCCGATGTAGGTGATCTCGTACAGGGTCGGGTCGTCCTCCGATCGCTGGACTTGTCTTGTAGCTTGGCAACCTTTGTCATACTTGTAGGTGCATCTGTAGTAGCTCCTGTTAcattaatgcaaaaaaaataacatgttaCATATGTAGAAATCTCAAGATAAACTTAATTACTACTTGGTGTTAAGATTAATTTAGGATTAATAAAAAGCATGTGTTATGTagtgcaaattaaaatttgaagaaattaccAAGTCATCATGTCACGAACAAAATAGAATCCTCTTTCTTAGAATAATTAAGGGGTACAAAAATAGAGATAAATAAGAACCCAAAAActaaggataaaaaataaattaaaaagaatgagtaaaattaattaatctcaTT from Ananas comosus cultivar F153 linkage group 23, ASM154086v1, whole genome shotgun sequence includes these protein-coding regions:
- the LOC109727822 gene encoding probable WRKY transcription factor 70 encodes the protein MEETAIDELTRGRESTIRLEQFLRKTLPPEAQGPNTTFAGLIGEILGSFDKALSNLDSEGRRSGALLDRRSENFGGKKTIRSGRKGGYRRRAHPYSCTQQRKKTTDDGYTWRKYGQKVIFSAKHPRSYYRCTYKYDKGCQATRQVQRSEDDPTLYEITYIGEHTCRDLPDSSIIINFDGTAATNNSNQPQKAEYFDEEVISKLVMTGFSSSENLVLQDLMVSMPKVEIASCGSESTSDLQSPCGSFDMEFDEQLFDFDDIYSQFRAYPDFETM